TAGGTCCAGCCGGCGTCGCCCGGATTGCCGAGATAGACGAAGGCGATGCCGATCGGCTGCGTGGTGGCGGCCGCCGCGCCCGCGGCGCTGAACGCCAGGGTCGCGCCAAGCGCCGCGGCGAGTACGGTTCGAACGGTTTTGATGCGCAGTGAATGATGCAGCGCTCGCGCCAGCGTGGTTTTCATGGATTCTCCGAAGATGGTTGAAGGTGCCTGCCCCAGCGCTCGGGATGACCCGGGCAAGGCTCCAGCATAGGGGGCCATATTCGAAGGCCAATTTCAGCAGAAAAATTATTATTCGTTATCCCGCCCATAACGAAACCCGTATTCTGGTCTCTGGGGAACATGTTCGACGCCTTCGAACGAGTGCATCGGCAAAGTGGTACGACAAGCACCTTCCGCAGGCGCAATATCACTCTCACCAACCCGCAAAACTCTTTCGGAGAAACAAAATGACCCGCTTCCAGAACAAGTCGGTTCTCGTTACCGGCGGCAGCAGCGGCATCGGCTTCGCCGCGGCCAAAGCATTCGCCGATGAAGGCGCCCGCGTCGTCATCACCGGCCGCGACGCCGCCGCGCTCGAAGCCGCCAGAGCGGCGCTCGGCGCCAATGCCGTCGCGGTGCGCAACGAGGCCGGCTCGGTGGCCTCCGCGCATGAACTGGCGGCGGCGGTCCGCGCGGCCGGCATCCGGCTCGACGCGGTCTTCGTCAATGCCGGCACGGCAAAATTCGCGCCCTTCCCGGACGTCGACGAAGCCTTCTGGGACGCGATGTTCAACACCAACGTCAAAGGCGCCTACTTCCAGATTCAGGCACTGTTGCCGCTACTCAATCGCGGCGCGTCGATCGTGATCAACGGTTCGATCAACGCCCATATCGGCATGCCGGCGTCGTCCGTGTATGCGGCGAGCAAGGCCGCGGTGATTTCGCTGGCGAAGACGCTGTCATCGGAATTGCTGCCGCAGGGCGTGCGCGTCAACGTCGTGAGCCCCGGCCCGGTGCAAACGCCGTTGTACGGCAAGCTCGGCCTCGACGCCGCCGCGCTCGAAGCCACCGCCGCGCAGATTCTCGGCCAGGTGCCGGTCGGCCGGTTCGGCACGCCGGAGGAAATCGCCTCGACCGTGCTGCATCTGGCCGCGCCGGAATCGGCGTTTATCGTCGGCACGGAAATCATCGCCGACGGCGGTATGAGTCAGCTTTGAGGGCACGCCCAGGCGAGGCGGCCGGCGCGCACAGCGGCGGCCCGGCCCACGGCGCTGGCCCGGTAAAGCCGGGCACACTTCAATGAAGCTTCGGCGGCGGATCCGGCTGGTCCTCACCGGGAGTCTCGCCGTCGCCGAACAGTTCGGCGCACAGACTTTCGCCGAGCTCGCTCAGGCGCGCCGTCCCGGTGCCCTCCTCGCTGAAGGTGGTATGCACCAGCTCACCGTCGACGAGCGCCGTCAACTGCCGCCGCAAGCCGCTCATCGGCACGCCCGCCTGCTTCGACAGTTTGGCGAGCGACCAGGCCCCGCCCGGCGTTTCCCGATGCGCGCGCCATAGCTGTTCCAGCACGGCGACCAGCACCGGATCGAGTTCGTCGTCTTGCATGGTGAGTGTCTCCTCGTTGTCATGCCATCTGCGTGACCAGTTCGCCGAGCGTCTTCAATGCCGCCTCGGTCTGCGCCGTCCACGGATAGCTGTAGTTGAGCCGGATGAAATGCCGAAAATCGTTGCGCGTCGAAAACATCATGCCCGGCCCGACCGTAATGCTGCGTGCGAGCGCCGCCTGATAGAGCCGCATGGAATCGACGCGTTCGGGCAACTCGACCCAGAGCACGTAGCCACCTTGCGGCGTCGACATGCGCGTGCCCTCGGGGAAAAATCGCTGCACCATCGCCATCATGATGCTCGCCTGCTGCCGGTAGACCTTGCGCACGTGCCGCAGATGCCGGTCGTAGCCGTCCTGGCGCAAATAGTCGGCGACCGCGACTTGCGGCACCGACGGCGTGGTCAGCGTATTGAGAAACTTCAGCTTCTCGACCTGCGCGCGATAACGCCCCGGCAGCGCCCAGCCGATCCGGTACGACGCGGTCAGGCTCTTCGAAAACGACGCGCAATGCAGCACCAGCCCTTTGGTGTCGAAGCTCTTCAAGGTCGAAGGCCGGGTTTCGCCGAAGTACAGCTCCTGATAGACGTCGTTCTCGATCACGGGAATCTCTTGCGCGGCGAGCAGTTCCACCAGTTGCCGCTTGCGCGCGTCGGGCATGCGGAAGCCGAGCGGATTCTGGAAGTTCGGCATCACCATGCAGGCCGCAATCTTCTGTTCGGCGATCACCCGCGCGAGCGCCTCGATATCGATGCCGTCGACCGGATGCGTCGCCACCTCGATCGCGCGCATGCCCAGACGCTCGATGGCGTGCAGCATCGCGTAATAGGTGGGCGATTCGACCGCCACCGTGTCGCCGGGTTTGGCGACCGCCTGCAGGCTCAGGTTGATCGCTTCGGTCGCGCCGAGCGTGATGATGATTTCGCCGGGATCGACCGGCACACCGTTCTCGGCGTAGCGCCGGGCGATCTGCCGGATCAGCTCGGGGTTGCCGGGCGGCAGATCGTCGATCAGATTCCAGCTCGCGTGGCGCCGCGCAATCGCGTTCGCGTACTGGTTGATGCGCCGCCACGGAAACAGCGAGGGATCCGGATACGGCGAGCCGAACGGCACGGCGTCGTGCGCGCGGATGCTGCGCAAGGTGGACAGCACAAGGCGGCTCACATCCACCGCCGCAGCCACCGGCTGCGTTGGGGGCGCGGGCAGGCGGCCCGGCCGCGGCTCTTCGAGCGCCACCGACCTTGCTGCGGCGTCCCGCACGAAATAGCCCGACTGCGGGCGGGTTTCGACAATCCCACGGCTTTCCAGCAACGCGTACGCGTGCAACACCGTCTTGATACTGACGCCGTGCTGCTGGCTCGCCTGCCGCACGGACGGAATCCGCTCGCCGGCCGCGAACACGCCGTGGCGCACGGCTTGCGTTATTTCGTCGGCGAGTTTTTCGTACAGGTTCAAGGGCCTGGATCAAACAAAGACGTGGGTTGGAACGCCAGTCTATGACAAAAATCAGGCAACTGTATCCCTTCCCTTTCCAATTTTCTGTATGCTGCGCGCTTTTTGGAACACAGTAGGCTTGCACCTGTCGGCTCAACAGCCTCGTCAAGCCCGATTGGCGGCACATCATGAAGAAACCCGAAGCTCGCATCGAACCGTATACGCATCCCGCCGCCGGCTGGGGGGCGCTCAAGTACGTCGCCATCAACCTCATCAAGGAAAAGGTGACGGGCGGCGACTACCGCATGCTGCTCAAACAGAACCAGCCGGACGGCTTCGATTGCCCCGGCTGTGCATGGCCGGATCGCGAGCACGCGTCCACCTTCGAGTTCTGCGAGAACGGCGTGAAAGCCGTGGCCGCCGAGGCGACCGGCAAGCGCGTGACGCCGGCGTTCTTCGAGGAGCACACGGTTGCCGAACTGATGACGCAGTCCGACTTCGAACTGGAACAGCATGGCCGTCTGACCGACCCGCTCGTCTACGACGCCCTGCGCGACCGTTACGTGCCGATCGGCTGGGACGAAGCATTCGACCTGATCGCCGCTCACCTGAAGCGGCTCGGCGATCCGGACCGCGCCGCCTTCTACACCTCGGGGCGCGCGAGCAACGAAGCCGCGTTCCTGTACCAGTTGTTCGTGCGCATGTACGGCACCAACAACTTCCCCGACTGCTCGAACATGTGCCACGAGGCGACCAGCCGCGGCTTGCCGCATACGGTCGGCACCGGTAAAGGCACGGTCACGCTGGATGACTTCGAACACGCCGACACGCTGCTGATCTTCGGCCAGAACCCGGCCACCAACCATCCGCGGATGCTCGGTGAACTGCGCGAGTGCGCCAGGCGCGGCGCGACGATCGTGTCGATCAATCCGCTGAAGGAGCGCGGCCTGGAGCGCTTTGCGAGCCCGCAGCACCCGGTGGAAATGCTGACGATGGGCAGCACGAAGATCAGCTCCGTGTTCATTCGCCCGAAGGTCGGCGGCGATTTCGCGCTGATCAAGGGCGTCGCCAAGCGTGTGGTCGAGCTCGACGACGAAGCTTTGGCTTCGGGTCTCGAACGGGTGCTCGACGTCGCGTTCATCGCCGAACACACCGTGGGCATCGACGCATTCGCCGACGATCTGCGCGCCGAAAGCTGGGACACCATCGTCGCCGAAGCGGGCGTGCCGTTCGAAGACGTGCTGAAGCTCGCCGACATCTACGTGAAGGGACGCGCGGTGATTTCGACGTGGGGCATGGGCCTCACGCAGCACAAGAATTCGGTGCCGACGGTCCAGATCCTGTCGAACCTGATGATGATGCGCGGCAATATCGGCCGGCGTGGCGCGGGCCTCTGCCCGGTGCGTGGGCACTCTAACGTGCAGGGCGACCGCACAGTCGGCATCGAGGAAAGACCGACTCAGGCTTTTCTCGACAAGCTCGGTGAGGTCTACGATTTCGAGCCGCCGCGCGAGCATGGACTCGACGTCGTCAATACGATTCAGGCGATGCTCGACGGCAAGGTGAAGGTGTTCATCGGGCTCGGCGGCAATTTCTCGATTGCGACGCCGGACACGCCGCGCACGTGGGACGCAATGCGTTCGTGCGATCTCACCGTGCACATCACCACCAAGCTGAACCGCAGCCACCTCGTGCATGGCCGCGACGCGCTGATCCTGCCGACGCTCGGCCGTACCGAGATCGACTTGCAGAACGGTGTCGCGCAAGGGGTGAGCGTCGAGGACTCGATGAGCATGGTGCATATCTCGTACGGCATGAACAAGCCGGCGTCGGAGAATCTGCTGTCGGAGATCGCGATCGTCGCGCGCATGGCGCATGCGACGCTCGGCAGCGAGAAAGTGGATTGGCTCGCCCACGCGGCGGACTATTCGCTGATTCGCGACGGCATCGCCAAGGTGATCGAGGGGTTCACGGACTACAACGAGCGCCTGAAGAACCCTGGCGGTTTTCATCTGGGCGTGGCGTCGCGCGAGCGGATCTGGAAAACGCCGAGCGGCAAGGCCCAGTTCCTCGTGCATGCGATCGATGTGGCCACACCGATTCACCAGGCACGCAAAGCGCATGGCGAGCGGCTGATGACCTTGATGACGACGCGCTCGCACGATCAGTACAACACGACGATCTACGGCCTCGATGACCGCTATCGCGGCGTGTATGGACAGCGTCGCGTGCTGTTCGCCAACAAGGACGACCTCGCGATGCTCGGTTTCGTCGCGGGACAACGCGTGGATATCACGAGCGTGTGGGCCGATGGAATCGAGCGTCGCGCGGAAGGTTTTCTGCTCGTGGAGTACGACATTCCGCGCGGCTGTCTCGGTGCGTATTACCCGGAGACGAATCCGCTGGTGCCGCTCTCGTCGGTCGCCGACGGCGCGGGAACGCCGACCTCGAAGTCCATTCCTGTTTTGTTGACGGCTTCCGCGGTCGAGGCGGTTGCTGCCTGATGCGCGAGACCTGACGCTGGATCGTCAGGTCTGTTTTTTCTCCAATTCGCGTTGCGTCAGGTAAAGACGCAGATCGAATTCGATCTGGTGGTAACCCGGCTGCATGAACTCACAGAGGCGATAGAAAGCCTTGTTGTGGTCGCTTTCCTTCAGATGCGCGAGTTCGTGCACCACGACCATCTTCAGAAATTCCGGCGCGGCCGATTTGAACAGCGACGCTATGCGGATTTCTTTCTTCGCCTTCAGCCTGCCGCCCTGCACGCGGGAAATGCTCGTGTGCAGACCTAACGCATGGCGCACCACGTCGAGTTTGCTGTCGTAGGTGACCTTATCGATCTGCTCCGCGCTGCGCAGATGTTCGCGTTTAAGCTCGGCGCAATAGGCATAAAGCGCCCGATCTGTCTGTACGTCATGCGTATTCGGATAGCGCGCGGCGAGATACGCGTTGAGTTCGTCTTCGGCGATCAGTTTCCTGACCTTCTCCTGGAGCGCGGCTGGGTAGCCGGTGAGGTATTTCAGATGAGACATGATCCGGGTCCACGGTCCGTCAGACGGCGCGGCGATTTTCTTCGCAATCGTCCCAATAGCGCAGCGGATCGCGATGGTCGGGGTATTGCGCGTCCAGCCAGTCAGACAGGATCTTCCACTGCGGATGATTCGGACCGCTCCTCGTGTCCCAGAACGACTCCTTCAGAGCAGCGTTGTTTCGGCCGCGATCTCGCACCACGATCCGGCAGTGATCGTTCGACTCATGGAATTCCGCCTTCAGGTAGTAGCGCGGCAGTATCTGCAATGTCGCGCCCTCCACGATCCGGCCCTGCGCACGAACCACGCCCGCGCATTCGATTCGCAGAACACCGTCCACCGACTTGTCCGCGCGCCACCCGAGCGGCAGCCTGACCACACATTCGTCTTTGCCGACCTTGATCCAGTCCATACGCCAGGTGCGGGCGAGCGCATCGCGCATGGCCGCCGCATCTTCGTAGCCGGGCGGCAGTTCGAATTGGGCCGGGAGAACGACGAGTTCGTCTCCGGTCTGCACTGCGCCGGCCGGATGGTGGAACGGATCATCCTCGAAAGGGTTCGAAGGGCGGCTGGCCGCGGTGTTGCTGGTTTTCGGCAAATCCCCGAAGAGGCTTTCAGCGGCACGGCGTGCGCGCTTCGATTTTTCACTGCCCATCGATTTCTCCGTTGGGGTTGGGTTAGCGTAGGCTTGGTGGGGAACGCGGGTTGATTACGTCATGGCATCGCACGTTGTCGAGCGAGCAGGCGAGCGCAGTGCCCCGGCTACAAGACAGGATTGTAGTCGCAGGATGCGCAAGAGGGCTGACGCTCGTGGGGGGAACCCGGCGATGCCTCACACCGGGGTTGATGAATCGGTCCCGCTCGGGACTCACGGGGCGAGCGCTACCAGTGCCGGCGCGCCCGCGTTCTGAAATACCCTCACTCCTTGTTCGTCCAGACAAGCGGGAAATGCTCGCACGCAAACGGCTCGCCATCAGCAGGTGCGTCATCGGGAAGAGGCGGAGACATCTTCCCGCTGCGGCGCCGAACACGTGCATCATCTCCAAGCCAGCGCGTCGACAGAATCCGCCGGGGCGTGTCGCGCAAGTTGCCCGGGGCGCCGTGAAGGGTCAGCCCGTGAAAGACCAGCACGTCACCCGGCTGAACGCCCCATCCGAGAATGGGCCATGCCGGGCGGTCCGCTTCAATGTCCGGAAGCAACGCCCACCGCGGATCGTCGTCCACGCGCAGCGATCCGTCAATGAAGCGCTGCGGCCGATACCAGGTGCCGGACCGCTGCGAGCCCCCCACGAACTCCAGCACCGCCTCGCGCGGCACGGGATCGACCGGCATCCACATCGTGCAGAACTGCGATCCCTCGACCGGGCTATACGGTTGATCCTGATGCCACGGTGTCGGCTTTGTCGCCCCCGCGTACTTCACCAATACATGGTCGTGCAGGAAAGTCACCGTTCGACTGGAAAACAGTTGAGCCGCAATCAGCCGCGCCGGCGATAAGCGCACGAATGCTTCAAACTCTTCGATCCTTTTCCAGTTGTTGGAGTCCTGAAAGAAGCGCTTCTCGCTTCCGTCGGCAAAGCTCGCTGCGGGTCCCGGCGCGGCCAGATTTCTTTCGATCCCTCGCCGCACGATATCCACCCACTCTGTTGAGAAGACACCGCGTAAGCAGACCGCTCCATTGCGTGCGAAATCTTCTATAACTGCCGCGTCAAGCGCCAATGCGTTCGCCTCCGCCGAAGCAGCGATATGGGCTTCATTCTCGTTAGATCGAGCATCGTTCATTTTCTCTCCCCGATGGAAGCTGTCGGTCAGATATCGAATAGCGTATTGACAATGCCCGGCCTGGAACTTTCCAATGCCCAATTTTTCATTCTCTCGATGTCGTCGGCAAGGTAGCGGTCTTTCGTATAAAAGGAAACGCGCGCGCGAATCTGCACATGCTGTTCCTCCAGCAGTTCACTCGAACGCAGCGGACGATGAAAGTCCATGCCCTGCGCCGCGGCCATCCCTTCTATTCCCACGATAACAGCCGTGTTGTCGGTCATATCCTTGAGCCGTCTCGCAGCAAATGTGGCCATTGAAACGTGATCCTCCTGATTCGCCGACGTCGGCAAACTGTCCACGCTCGCGGGATGTGCGAGCGACTTGTTCTCCGAAGCCAACGCCGCGCTCGTTACCTGCGCAATCATGAAGCCGGAATTGATACCGCTTTCCTTCACGAGAAACGCCGGCAAGCCCGACATATGGCTGTCTAGCAACAATGCCGTACGTCGTTCGGAAATCGCACCAATCTCCGAAATAGCCACTGCCAGCGCGTCTGCTGCCAGCGCAATCGGTTCCGCATGGAAATTGCCGCCCGACAGCACATCGCCATTGTCGAAAACGAGGGGATTATCCGACGCGGCATTTGCCTCGATGGTCAGAATTCCCGCAACGTAGCGGATGTGGTCGAGGCATGCCCCCATGACCTGCGGCTGACAGCGAATCGAATACGGATCCTGCACGCGAGTCCCGTTTCCATGCGACGCGATGATGCCGCTGCCATCGAGCAGTGCCGCGAGACGCCCCGCCACGTCGATTTGCCCGCGCTGGCCGCGCGCAACATGAATGCGCGGATCGAAAGGCACGGTCGAACCTTTCACAGCTTCGAGCGACAACGCACCGGTAACCATCGCCGAAGCGAACACGCGTTCCGCGGCGAAAAGCCCCGAGAGCGCGAGCGCAGTCGACGCCTGCGTTCCGTTGAGCAACGCGAGTCCTTCCTTCGGACCTAATTCAAGTGCTTCGAGTCCGGCGACGCTCAAGCCTTCTGCGGCCGGCATGCGCTTGCCGTCGATGCGCACGTGGCCCACGCCCAACATCGCGGCCGCCAGATGCGCGAGCGGCGCGAGATCGCCCGATGCACCGACCGACCCCTTGCTGGGAATGCACGGATAGACGCCGGCATTGAGCATCGAGATGATTGCGAGCACAACTTGCGGACGCACGCCCGAGTGACCGCGCGCGAGACTGATCGCCTTGAGCGCCATGATCAGGCCGACGACATGGTCTTCCATCGGTTCGCCCGTGCCCACGCTGTGCGAGAGCACGAGATTCCTTTGCAACTCCGCGATCCGCTCAGCGGGGATCGTCGTGTTTGCCAGCCGGCCAAAGCCCGTATTCACGCCATAGACGATCTTGCCGTCCGCGACGATCCGGCTCACGATGTCCTTCGATTTTTCGACCCGCTCGAGCGACGCGCGCTCGATCTGCACCATCGGTCGCGCTTCGATGATGCGGCGCAACTGACCGAGCGTTACCTGGCCCGGCACGAGAGTCAGAACTTCATCTGGTTTGTTCATAGAGATACCATTTCACCTTGCTTGCAATGCGCGCCGCTCGAATATCGCTCAAACAGCAGTCAGGCCAGTTCGACCGTCATCCAGATCAACTTTTTGTTATCAAAGGTCGAGTCCCAAACTGCGCGGCCGACTTGCTCCAGCTTGCCGGCATCCGCGGCGTCGATTTCGCCGAGCACGGGCTGCGACAGGTCTTCCGTAGTCGGACCGTATTGCACGATAAATTTCTGTCCGGTCGACTGCGAATAGCGCAGACGGCCCACCGGCGCGTCGCAGATGCGTTCGCGCAAATGGATCGGCGCGGTGCTCAGTACAGGCGTCCATGCATACATCGACTCACCTGTCACGACCGCGTGATCCTGAATGACCGTGAATGGCAGCGCCGCAACGACATCCCCGCACAGCTCGGGATTCTCTTCGCTTGCAAGCGTCGCATTGACCGTAATGCCGAGCGGTTCCCAACTGATACGAATCCGCTGCCCGCGCGTGATGCATGCGCGTGTCGCGCCGAGGTCGGCGACAGGCAACGGCGCGTCCTGCAGGCGGGCCTCGTCGTAGCGAAAGTGCTTGCCCAATCCCCAAGGGAAATAGTGAAACGACCACGCCTGTAAACGGTTCGTGTAGGCAGTGAACGCACGCAGCGCCGCGACGACGTCGGAACGCGACGTACTGGCGCGAATCAGGCCGCGCAGTTCGACCGCGAGCTTACCCATCTTCGGAAAGCCGCTGTACCGCAGGTAGTTGCTATACGCCGGATCGAGCGCGTCGACGGTCTTTGACAGGCTGATCAGGTCAATCTCCGCATCTTCGGCCAACGCGGTGATGGGGTACAGCGTGTACATCGAGTAATCGCGCAGCATGCCGTGTGCGATATCCCACGTGCCGAAGTACTGGCCATAGCTTCCCGCCGTGTTCTCCATTTCCCCGCAGCGCATGCTTGCGATTTCCTGCGGCTCTTCGGTCATCATCGCTGCGGTCATCGCTTCGACTTCGGCCGTGAATTCTCCCAGACTGCGTAGTTGCTCCGACATCTTTCTCTCCATGAATTGATACTGGATCCCGATTTTCTTTCGGGATCCTTAATTTATAGATTGAATCTACCCATATTATTTAAAGACGCTTACTCGGCGTCTGGCTTCCAGCGGCCCGGACGCTCCTGGCCGTCCTTGCTGCGGTTGTAGAACATGCCGAGATACCAGGGGAACATCTGATACGACCAGGCGCACAGCCGATTGCCATACTGGAGAAAGGCGCGCAGAACCTGCTGGATCTCTTCTTTCGATTCCGCCTTTGCCACGTATTCGCGCACTTCGCCAGCAAGCGCCTCCAGCTTCTTGAATCCAACGACCGACAGATAGCTGGAATATGGAACGTCGAGTTCGTTCAGCACCTGGCTCAGGGCCTTCGGCTCCAGCTTGCCGGCAAGCGTCAGGATCGGATAGATCGTGTACATGATGTAGTCGCGCAGCATGCCGTTTGCGAAGTCCCACGCACTGAAATACTGCCCATACGTCCCTGCGTCTTCCACTTCGCCCAGCCGCAACGCACGAATTTCTTCCGGTTCGACGAGCTGGATGCGTTCCGCTTCGTCGTACAGCTTTTGTGCAAGCGGCGCCAGGTTTATCGGCTTCGCCGGCTTGCCTGAATGGCCCTGGCCTTCGTGTGCCGACACTTCCAGGAAGATCACGTCCTTCTCGTAGAACAGGTTGTTCCACACAGCCTTGCCCACGCCCGGCAGCAGATGGCAATATTCCGGCAGCACCTGGCCCAGCACCGGCTGTGCGAGCGGCTCCTGACCCTTGCCGTATTGCACCGACATCTTGTTGCCGGTCGATTGCGAATAACGCAGACGGCCAATCGGGCATTCCGTGATCAGCTCGCGGTGATGCACAGGCGCGCTGCTGACCACCGGCGTCCATGCATACATCGACGCGCCGGAGACAACCGGATGCGCCTGCGTCACCTTGAACGGCAACTGTTGCCAGAACTCTTCGCACAGTTCCGGATTGCGCTCGTCATTCAGTTCGGCCACGACTTTCACGTTCAGTTGCGGCCATGCGATATCGATCAAACGTCCCATCAGAAACACCTCTTTAAAAAGACCACCTGGTTTTACAGTGCCCCGCCACGTGTCGTGGCGTTCACTTCGTCAATCGCGACGCTTGCGGCTTGCACCGCGCGTCACGAGTTGCCACTCGCCACCCGGGCTCGCGGCGCCTTGGTTGCTTTCGCGGATTGCCGCTTGCCGTTGCGGCCGCCGCGCGAAAGCCACGCCTCGAGCCCGTGCTGTATGAAAGTCCAGACGCCGGTCAGCATCAGGTAATAAACCGACACGCCCAGATACACCTCGAAGGTCATGAAGGTCGCGGCCTGCATCTGCTCGGCCACGCGAAACATCTCCGACACGCCGATCACGCTCAGCAGCGCCGTCGTCTTCAGCATATTGTTGAACTGGTTGCCGAGCGCCGGCACGATGAGCGGCACCGCCTGCGGCAGCACGATGCGACGCATCGCCATTGCGGGCGTCATGCCGACGGCGAGCGCCGCTTCCATCTGGCCGGGGTTGATCGAGCCGACGCTCGCACGCGTGATCTCGCTCATATACGCGGCTTCATGCAACCCGAACGCGATCACACCGGC
This genomic stretch from Paraburkholderia dioscoreae harbors:
- a CDS encoding helix-turn-helix transcriptional regulator → MQDDELDPVLVAVLEQLWRAHRETPGGAWSLAKLSKQAGVPMSGLRRQLTALVDGELVHTTFSEEGTGTARLSELGESLCAELFGDGETPGEDQPDPPPKLH
- the hutH gene encoding histidine ammonia-lyase; amino-acid sequence: MNKPDEVLTLVPGQVTLGQLRRIIEARPMVQIERASLERVEKSKDIVSRIVADGKIVYGVNTGFGRLANTTIPAERIAELQRNLVLSHSVGTGEPMEDHVVGLIMALKAISLARGHSGVRPQVVLAIISMLNAGVYPCIPSKGSVGASGDLAPLAHLAAAMLGVGHVRIDGKRMPAAEGLSVAGLEALELGPKEGLALLNGTQASTALALSGLFAAERVFASAMVTGALSLEAVKGSTVPFDPRIHVARGQRGQIDVAGRLAALLDGSGIIASHGNGTRVQDPYSIRCQPQVMGACLDHIRYVAGILTIEANAASDNPLVFDNGDVLSGGNFHAEPIALAADALAVAISEIGAISERRTALLLDSHMSGLPAFLVKESGINSGFMIAQVTSAALASENKSLAHPASVDSLPTSANQEDHVSMATFAARRLKDMTDNTAVIVGIEGMAAAQGMDFHRPLRSSELLEEQHVQIRARVSFYTKDRYLADDIERMKNWALESSRPGIVNTLFDI
- a CDS encoding cucumopine synthase-related protein; this translates as MGRLIDIAWPQLNVKVVAELNDERNPELCEEFWQQLPFKVTQAHPVVSGASMYAWTPVVSSAPVHHRELITECPIGRLRYSQSTGNKMSVQYGKGQEPLAQPVLGQVLPEYCHLLPGVGKAVWNNLFYEKDVIFLEVSAHEGQGHSGKPAKPINLAPLAQKLYDEAERIQLVEPEEIRALRLGEVEDAGTYGQYFSAWDFANGMLRDYIMYTIYPILTLAGKLEPKALSQVLNELDVPYSSYLSVVGFKKLEALAGEVREYVAKAESKEEIQQVLRAFLQYGNRLCAWSYQMFPWYLGMFYNRSKDGQERPGRWKPDAE
- a CDS encoding M48 metallopeptidase family protein, with the translated sequence MSHLKYLTGYPAALQEKVRKLIAEDELNAYLAARYPNTHDVQTDRALYAYCAELKREHLRSAEQIDKVTYDSKLDVVRHALGLHTSISRVQGGRLKAKKEIRIASLFKSAAPEFLKMVVVHELAHLKESDHNKAFYRLCEFMQPGYHQIEFDLRLYLTQRELEKKQT
- a CDS encoding SDR family oxidoreductase codes for the protein MTRFQNKSVLVTGGSSGIGFAAAKAFADEGARVVITGRDAAALEAARAALGANAVAVRNEAGSVASAHELAAAVRAAGIRLDAVFVNAGTAKFAPFPDVDEAFWDAMFNTNVKGAYFQIQALLPLLNRGASIVINGSINAHIGMPASSVYAASKAAVISLAKTLSSELLPQGVRVNVVSPGPVQTPLYGKLGLDAAALEATAAQILGQVPVGRFGTPEEIASTVLHLAAPESAFIVGTEIIADGGMSQL
- a CDS encoding phytanoyl-CoA dioxygenase family protein, which produces MNDARSNENEAHIAASAEANALALDAAVIEDFARNGAVCLRGVFSTEWVDIVRRGIERNLAAPGPAASFADGSEKRFFQDSNNWKRIEEFEAFVRLSPARLIAAQLFSSRTVTFLHDHVLVKYAGATKPTPWHQDQPYSPVEGSQFCTMWMPVDPVPREAVLEFVGGSQRSGTWYRPQRFIDGSLRVDDDPRWALLPDIEADRPAWPILGWGVQPGDVLVFHGLTLHGAPGNLRDTPRRILSTRWLGDDARVRRRSGKMSPPLPDDAPADGEPFACEHFPLVWTNKE
- a CDS encoding cucumopine synthase-related protein; the protein is MSEQLRSLGEFTAEVEAMTAAMMTEEPQEIASMRCGEMENTAGSYGQYFGTWDIAHGMLRDYSMYTLYPITALAEDAEIDLISLSKTVDALDPAYSNYLRYSGFPKMGKLAVELRGLIRASTSRSDVVAALRAFTAYTNRLQAWSFHYFPWGLGKHFRYDEARLQDAPLPVADLGATRACITRGQRIRISWEPLGITVNATLASEENPELCGDVVAALPFTVIQDHAVVTGESMYAWTPVLSTAPIHLRERICDAPVGRLRYSQSTGQKFIVQYGPTTEDLSQPVLGEIDAADAGKLEQVGRAVWDSTFDNKKLIWMTVELA
- a CDS encoding aminotransferase-like domain-containing protein; this translates as MNLYEKLADEITQAVRHGVFAAGERIPSVRQASQQHGVSIKTVLHAYALLESRGIVETRPQSGYFVRDAAARSVALEEPRPGRLPAPPTQPVAAAVDVSRLVLSTLRSIRAHDAVPFGSPYPDPSLFPWRRINQYANAIARRHASWNLIDDLPPGNPELIRQIARRYAENGVPVDPGEIIITLGATEAINLSLQAVAKPGDTVAVESPTYYAMLHAIERLGMRAIEVATHPVDGIDIEALARVIAEQKIAACMVMPNFQNPLGFRMPDARKRQLVELLAAQEIPVIENDVYQELYFGETRPSTLKSFDTKGLVLHCASFSKSLTASYRIGWALPGRYRAQVEKLKFLNTLTTPSVPQVAVADYLRQDGYDRHLRHVRKVYRQQASIMMAMVQRFFPEGTRMSTPQGGYVLWVELPERVDSMRLYQAALARSITVGPGMMFSTRNDFRHFIRLNYSYPWTAQTEAALKTLGELVTQMA
- a CDS encoding FdhF/YdeP family oxidoreductase, with the translated sequence MKKPEARIEPYTHPAAGWGALKYVAINLIKEKVTGGDYRMLLKQNQPDGFDCPGCAWPDREHASTFEFCENGVKAVAAEATGKRVTPAFFEEHTVAELMTQSDFELEQHGRLTDPLVYDALRDRYVPIGWDEAFDLIAAHLKRLGDPDRAAFYTSGRASNEAAFLYQLFVRMYGTNNFPDCSNMCHEATSRGLPHTVGTGKGTVTLDDFEHADTLLIFGQNPATNHPRMLGELRECARRGATIVSINPLKERGLERFASPQHPVEMLTMGSTKISSVFIRPKVGGDFALIKGVAKRVVELDDEALASGLERVLDVAFIAEHTVGIDAFADDLRAESWDTIVAEAGVPFEDVLKLADIYVKGRAVISTWGMGLTQHKNSVPTVQILSNLMMMRGNIGRRGAGLCPVRGHSNVQGDRTVGIEERPTQAFLDKLGEVYDFEPPREHGLDVVNTIQAMLDGKVKVFIGLGGNFSIATPDTPRTWDAMRSCDLTVHITTKLNRSHLVHGRDALILPTLGRTEIDLQNGVAQGVSVEDSMSMVHISYGMNKPASENLLSEIAIVARMAHATLGSEKVDWLAHAADYSLIRDGIAKVIEGFTDYNERLKNPGGFHLGVASRERIWKTPSGKAQFLVHAIDVATPIHQARKAHGERLMTLMTTRSHDQYNTTIYGLDDRYRGVYGQRRVLFANKDDLAMLGFVAGQRVDITSVWADGIERRAEGFLLVEYDIPRGCLGAYYPETNPLVPLSSVADGAGTPTSKSIPVLLTASAVEAVAA